From Pulveribacter suum, a single genomic window includes:
- a CDS encoding DUF2760 domain-containing protein, producing the protein MTHPNPTPSSLLSRIAIAIGSFFAILGDARLAQGVLRLRAGEALAADAPPREVRVEVPVEKIVETRIEVPVERVVERALEVHAPTAALQLLGLLQRQARFVDFVQEDVAGYGDAEIGAAARVVHEGCRKVLAEHFSLAPVRSEPEGSRVTLPAGFDAAAVHVSGNVVGQPPFAGTLAHRGWQAEDVRLPQITDPQAARILAQAEVEL; encoded by the coding sequence ATGACCCATCCGAATCCGACCCCGTCCTCCCTGCTCAGCCGCATTGCCATCGCCATCGGCAGCTTCTTCGCCATCCTGGGCGACGCCCGCCTGGCCCAGGGCGTGCTGCGCCTGCGCGCAGGCGAGGCGCTGGCCGCCGACGCGCCGCCGCGCGAAGTGCGCGTGGAGGTGCCGGTCGAGAAAATCGTCGAAACCCGCATCGAGGTGCCCGTGGAGCGCGTCGTCGAAAGGGCGCTGGAAGTGCACGCCCCCACCGCCGCCCTGCAGCTGCTGGGGCTGCTGCAGCGCCAGGCGCGCTTTGTCGATTTCGTGCAGGAGGACGTGGCCGGCTACGGCGACGCGGAGATCGGCGCCGCCGCCCGCGTGGTGCACGAGGGCTGCCGCAAGGTGCTGGCCGAGCACTTCAGCCTGGCGCCCGTGCGCAGCGAGCCCGAAGGCAGCCGCGTGACGCTGCCCGCCGGCTTTGACGCTGCCGCCGTGCACGTCAGCGGCAACGTGGTCGGCCAGCCGCCCTTTGCCGGCACCTTGGCCCACCGCGGCTGGCAGGCCGAGGACGTGCGCCTGCCGCAGATCACCGACCCGCAGGCCGCGCGCATCCTGGCGCAGGCGGAGGTGGAGCTGTGA
- the ruvB gene encoding Holliday junction branch migration DNA helicase RuvB — protein MTIHTDDFAPDAPPPPGRNRMVSNAPTSPQEEALERALRPKLLDEYVGQAKAREQLEIFIGAAKKRGEALDHVLLFGPPGLGKTTLSHIIATELGVQLRQTSGPVLEKPKDLAALLTNLEKNDVLFIDEIHRLSPVVEEILYPALEDYQIDIMIGEGPAARSIKLDLQPFTLVGATTRAGMLTNPLRDRFGIVARLEFYTPEELARIVRRSAGLLHAPIEDDGAFEIARRSRGTPRIANRLLRRVRDYADVKGDGRITLDIAKLALTMLDVDPQGFDVMDRKLLEAVVHRFDGGPVGLDNIAASIGEESGTIEDVIEPYLIQQGFLQRTPRGRIATLAAYRHLGVAPPRASGGLFAE, from the coding sequence ATGACCATCCATACCGACGACTTCGCCCCCGATGCCCCGCCGCCGCCGGGGCGCAACCGCATGGTGTCCAACGCGCCCACATCCCCCCAGGAAGAGGCACTGGAGCGCGCCCTGCGCCCCAAGCTCCTGGATGAATACGTGGGCCAGGCCAAGGCGCGCGAGCAGCTGGAGATTTTCATCGGCGCGGCGAAAAAGCGCGGCGAGGCGCTGGACCACGTGCTGCTGTTCGGCCCGCCGGGCCTGGGCAAGACCACGCTCAGCCACATCATCGCCACCGAGCTGGGCGTGCAGCTGCGCCAGACCAGCGGCCCGGTGCTGGAAAAACCCAAGGACCTGGCGGCGCTGCTCACCAACCTGGAAAAGAACGACGTCTTGTTCATCGACGAGATCCACCGCCTGTCGCCGGTGGTCGAGGAAATCCTCTACCCGGCGCTGGAGGACTACCAGATCGACATCATGATCGGTGAGGGGCCGGCCGCGCGCTCCATCAAGCTGGATCTGCAGCCCTTCACCCTGGTGGGCGCCACCACGCGCGCGGGCATGCTCACCAATCCGCTGCGCGACCGCTTCGGCATCGTGGCGCGGCTGGAGTTCTACACGCCCGAAGAGCTGGCGCGCATCGTGCGCCGCTCGGCCGGGCTGCTCCATGCGCCGATCGAAGACGACGGCGCCTTCGAGATCGCCCGCCGCTCGCGCGGCACGCCGCGCATCGCCAACCGCCTGCTGCGCCGCGTGCGCGACTATGCCGACGTGAAGGGCGACGGGCGCATCACGCTCGATATCGCAAAGCTGGCCCTGACCATGCTGGACGTGGACCCGCAGGGTTTCGACGTGATGGACAGAAAGCTCCTGGAGGCCGTGGTGCACCGCTTCGACGGCGGCCCCGTAGGGCTGGACAACATCGCCGCCAGCATCGGCGAGGAAAGCGGCACCATCGAGGACGTGATCGAGCCCTACCTGATTCAGCAGGGCTTCCTGCAGCGCACGCCGCGCGGGCGCATCGCCACGCTGGCGGCCTACCGCCATTTGGGCGTGGCGCCGCCGCGGGCCTCGGGCGGGCTGTTCGCGGAGTAG